The genomic stretch CTCGCTCTGGTCACTGTCTCCCGGCCACCAGCACCCCACAAAGCCTCAACATCGTTCCTGATGCTGCTCTAGGCCAGGAAGGAAATGCAGGCAAGCCAAGCCTTGCTGCTAAGCCCATTTGGCATAACTGGGAAAAAAAGCAACTGAGATGGGGGTGACAACGTTTTGGGACAGTCTGGGGGTGGGAGTAGCCATGGTAATGGGAAGGCAGGTAGCAGGCGAGGTGCTCACCTCTGCGCTCGGCCATAGTCGTCCCTGAGAGGGAAGAGCTGCTCCTCCACCCTGTCCCAGCGCTCCAGGCAGCTCCATAGCCAGTCGGGGTTGACCACATGCAGCTGCCCACACTCCTGGGCCTGGCGCACCTTCTCTGTGCCTGCAGAGAAATGACCTCCATCACTCCAGCCTGGGCCACAGGCATGTGGCAGCTGTGAACTGTTGAGTCGGGCTCTGAACCCTGCCTGAAACTGGAGACTTCATGGTgtcatggggcggggggggggggggggggggggggggcggggtcgAGATCTGATGGAAGGCCACAGGGAGGGCAGGGATCTGACAACCACAGCACACCAACCAGCAGTCGCCCGTCCATTTCTGTGGGCAATTCCCATGGCCTGTGCCCTGCAAACAACTGCTTGGGATGTCTTCCCCATGACCACATGctcagcatgtgcaaaggctccGTCACTGCTGTGGGCTCAGAATGCTGCACAGGTGCCTCTCCCGGTGCATCCTGTCTTGGTTTCTCTGCTGGATGCTCAGGGCCCCACCTAGCCCCATCTGCCAAGGTCACCTGGTTACCACACTGTTACAGCCAGCTGACTCCTGAAAGGACGGTGGCCACAGTGGAGCCCAGGCAGGAGGCACCCTCAGGCTGGGCTATAAGCAGGCCGAGCAGAGGATGGGAGTGAGGCCTGGGTGTGCCCCTGGTGTGCACATGTCTATGTCCTTGGAAAGACTCTTTAACAGCTGGTGAGGACCCCTGTCCCACCTACTGCAAGTGTAGACTGCACTGTGCTGTGAGCAGGGGGGCAAAGGTCAGGCCAGCTACTGGCACTGTCAGTGGTGGGActgggcagaggggaggacaAGGGGCTGGGCACCCAGGCCGGGGTCCGAAGCCACAGGTAGAGGGGTGAGCCTGGCCACTCCTTCCCTGTGCCCCAGGCTCAGCACATGTGGAATTGCCTGAGTGTTGCCACAAGCTTGCATCTGTCTTCCAGTGAGAGTCTGCCCACATTTCACACCAACATGAAGCTTCTATTTGTTCCTTTATGCAAAAGGCACGTGGGACGTGATACACGTGGGATCAGGGTGAGGAGGCAGTGTCCTGGAAGGCCTGGCTCGGCAGGTGCATGCCTGGGAGGAGCAGGGCCGGGAGCAGCCAGGGACGGGCTGTGTCTAGGAAACACCGCACCACTGCTTGTGAGGACCACTTAAAAACAGTAATtgcttagttttttgttttcctagcaATACTATATTAAGTGTTTGTTCCCGATCTGCCAGTTCCTAGGGGGCTGTTTTCTTGGCTGAAATTCCAAGATttcgggggggggaggggctttCCTGCAATGACTTCAGTCTTACTTTCATAGCTTCAACCATTTAGGACGTATCTGGTTCCAGCTGGAACCTTCATGCTCAGCCCCCAAGTCAGAGGCTCAGCTGACAACCTCCTGGGTATCTGGGCTCCAACACGAACTCCCCACCCTGCTCTGCACCCAACCATGTGCACCTCCGACTCCAGGCGGAGGAGACTGACGACACAGAGCACACGGCAGCAGCACACCAACAAACCCAAAGGTGCCGCGCCCATGCTGAGTGATGCCCATGGACAGCACCCGCCCAGCACTTGCCCACACAGACCCCCACACAGGCAGACACAGAAGTCACAACGTCACCAACATATAATCATGAGGGGATGCTCACAAGGATGATGCTTATGAAAACTGCAAAAGTGGAACAAGTAGCCATGCCCTCTCAGAGCTGCCGTGTCAGGTGGTGCAGATCCACCCTGCCGGGAGGTCTTCTCTGTGTCCTCCCCACCTAGGCAAGAAGGAGAGTGGGGGCACCGGTGCACTTACCTGCACGTGCCGCGATCAGGTGGGTGGCCCTGTCGGGGTTGTCGGGGTCCAGCACTAGCTGAGTGAGGATCTTGGCTCCAAGGGCCGTGGCATGGTAATGCTCCCGTGTCTTCTCGATCGGAAAATTTGTTGGGTGTAGCCCACTAAATATTATGGCAACGTCTGCCAGCACTCTGCTCTTGAGCTCTGGGACGATCTTCCTTATGTCGGGGGCTTCCTGGCTGTCCCCACGGAGGTACCGGTCATATTTGGCATAGTAGTCGGAATGCACTCGGGCAAGGATCTCCTCCAGGTAGACCAGGTGGTCGTCCTCGTCCCCGTCGTCCTCgtcatcttcctcttcctccacgCTCTGGTCCAGAGACTCGCCCGCCGTGATGCCCGACTGCTCGCTGTTCTGCGACTCCGTCTCGGCTTCCTTCCTGTCCGCGGAGCCACCGGCCAGCCCGCATAGGCCATCCCGCTCGCCCTCCTCCTGCGCATCTGGGGCTGACTCTGCACATGGACTCACTCCTGTGGGCCTCTCCCCTCCTGGGCCAGAGGGGCCGCCCCGCTGTGCCGCCTTTCCTGCATCTCGTGCTCCTTGAGGCCTTTCCAGGCTTTTCCCCTCCCCGCTTTCACCATCAGATGACTGGGCGTCTGATTCGCTGTCGCTGGAGAGGTCAAAGTCCAGGTCACCGCTGGCTGTGCCCTGAGCAGGTCGCTTTTCTGGCAATGTCCGACCATGCTGCTGAGCACAGGCGGGGGGCCCCTTGCCATCAGCCAAGGGGCCACGGGTGGTGGGCCgggctcctctctcctcctcctgcccaggcAGGGGCCAGTCCCCTCGTGGAGAGGCGCCCCCATTGAGCTCCCTCATGGGCTTCCCAAGGCCATTACTTTGCTCAACCCCAGAAACCTGCCGTCCTTCCTCGATCTCCCTGATGGACGGAGCTTGTTCTGGGCCATCAGCACCTCTTGAAGACTGATTTACTGCAGGTGTGCACAAAACAAAGGGTGACTGTTACATAACATCCAACATGAACCCCCTTCTCCCATCCCCTGTGTTTGTCTCTAGACCTGGGCTCAGCAAACTGCAGCTGTGAAGGCAAATGTTTAGGTTTCTGGCCACAGATGGTCACTCTGTTTTGGTTTTCACAACTGGTTAAAATGTGTACAGGACGCTCTAGGCTCCCATGCTGTGGGTGGACACCCTGCGGGAGGCCTCATGACTACAGCAGTCACTGTAGGCTTCAAACATCGTGTCTACAAACTAAAGATCATCAGAAACACTTCACACCAAAACTTTACATTTTCTTCAGACAGACTCTGGCTTCACACTTGTCCAATAGGTTAAGCTGTGTGGCTCCCTGTAGGCTCTGGGCCAACGCACAGTGCCAACCACCAGCTTGCTGGAGCTGCTCCACCCCACAGCTCACGCTTTCCAAGGATCACGATGGCCAAATTCCCAATGTCCTGCTTATCTTTTAAGAGAAACCAGTATGACAGGGAGGATTCATATATAATGAATTAAGCtaattctttcatctttattcaATTGGGAAAACACTTAGATcaatactatttaaaaagaaaaccccaagtGAGAACCAAACGTTGTGCTTTTCGTTATTTTATCATGAACACAGACAGGCAGCTCTGTAAGTACTGAAATACAAAGGAACAGAAACAAAGTGAGCCTTTGATGGCAGCTGCCAACAGGGGCTGCTGGGCAATAGGCCTTCACCCACCTTTCCTTCTTGCCTGGGACTCCCGAGACCCAGAGGGAGCGTTGATGTCTCCTATGCCCTGGAAGTAGACGTATTTCTTCACGGTGATCAGATTGGGGGCAAACTTCCAGACATCTTCTCGATCATCAATGATGCAGACCATTGAGTCTCCACAGGGAAAGAGATTTCTAGAAGTAAAAACATACCCGAACTAGCATATTTTGCAAGAAAATAATCTGTTAGAAGTCATGACAATCTTTTCCAGGCAGCAAGCAGATTATGGATTAGACAGAAACAGATGGGAATGACACCGAGGGACTTTGTTTAGCTCATATTTAAACTCTCAAAGTTTCCAGACAAAGCAATGTTAAAATAACTCAGCTTTCTCCACTGTCTCTGATACTCCTTAAGGCAGGAACCAGCACATGTTCCTTATGGAGCCACAGTGTGGAGTTTAGAGTGTGGGGGCTGTGTCCACGTTCTGGGAAGCTGGCACACAAATGGTCGTGTCCCAGGACATTTACAAATACAGGTGACAAGCCTGTGAGCCAGTCTGCAGACTTCTGCTTCACAGCTGAGGGTTTTCAGGTAATGGGGGGGAAGAGACATGACCATATATCTCCACCGTGAGAAATAAACCATGGTTTCCTGCAGTGCACCTACGTGCTCTCAAGTCCAAGAATGCTATTAGAATATACAGAGTCAGCAGAAACATTAGCGAGGGTTCGCCATGGGACAGACGCAGGCACGCTCTGTTACCCGCACACAGGCTTGTAAATTCTATTTCTATCTACAATTCTGGGATTCAGACAGGCTGGTAGCATTCAAAATTCAAAACcgatttcttgggatccctgggtggcgcagcggtttggcgcctgcctttggcccagggcgcgatcctggagacccgggatcgaatcccacatcgggctcccggtgcatggagcctgcttctccctctgcctatgtctctgcctctctctctttctctctctgtgactatcataaataaataaaaatttaaaaaaaaacaaaaaacaaaaaaaacaaaaccgatTTCTTCTTGGATCTGGAAATAACCCTGGGAGGACTGCCGGCCCCTGCTGAGTCCCCTAGTCGCTAATGGCTCCAACTACCCAGGAAAACATGTTCATGTGTCCAAAATTAGTATCTCCTGAGTCTGTTTCCCACAGGTAAATAAAAGGCAGCTAAAATAACTTGCACAGTCGAAACTTTCTGGCATATTGACTCCAGATGAGGGAGATAAAAACTAGGAAGAGCCCCATTGCCTGTACCTATACAAGCCATATCACCTGTGCCTGCCGGGGAACAGGCCGCTCCCCTCTGGCGTTCTCACTGGGGGTAGGTAGCTTCTCCCTGAATCTATCACTAGATGGATCTGTCTTCATCACTGATCACCGTGACAGTAACTAGGACACACGAGGTTGGTTTCTGAAGCAAGTACTTTCACGTTCTCCTCTGGGTTCCTACGGCCTTGTGTGCCCACATCCTAAATCTGAAACAGGAAACGCTGGACAAGGACGACCAACACCAGCCAAAGCCAGGGCCCCAGTGTAACTGCCCAAATATCCTCAGGGACCAATGTGCATGAAAACAAGTGTACCCTACGGGAgggagggagtgtgtgtggggagatGGATGGACTACCTTTCTGGGTAGAAATGGGAAAGTTCCTTGCACAGAGTGAAGAAATTTCCAAACATGTACAAGAGCCTGTGGATTGGGGGTGGGAGCACCCTACTGTGAaagcagggcaggcaggggcagcGGGTGCTGGACAGGAATGTAATCAGGGGCAGATGGGATGGTGACAGATCTGGGAGTGAGCCAGTAGGATTAGTGCATGCACACTCCTAGGGAAACAACCATGAGACACCAGCACCAAGCTCTTGGAGGAGCTCTGGGTCCCTTTGCTCGTCACCTCCCActctgccctgccccagccctgatCTCAGCACCCCTTCCTCAGACCCTGGGGGAGCCCACCGCTGCCTGGATGCTTGGGGATCTGAAGGGGAAGAGGCTGGGCGACAAGACAGGAGGGTTTCTGAGCGCTGTGAAGATAAAGCCAGAAGCAGGAAGAATAAACATagaaggggatgcctggggggctcagtggttgagcgtttgcctttggctcagggtgtcaccccggggtcctaggatcaagtcccccaccAGGCTccccccatagggagcctgcttctccctctccctatgtctctcatgaataagatcttaaaaaaaaaaaaaaaagtaaacagaattaCTGGATTGCCAGCCTGATGCACTTTCTGCCTCAATGAACACAGCCAAGTACGTACCTGAGGTTCCCTGTTTTAGAAAACGGGTCAATACATTCGTCCCTTGATAATATTCGATGAGAAAAAAGCTTCTTTTCAGGGTCTAAAAagcctttgaaaagaaaacagaacaatggTGAGACATATGACCAGCTGATATTTTCCCCCAGGGAGCTTGCAGTCTTGGGCAATGGACACATGAGCGAATGATTTCTGCCCAGCATGTTCCATGAGGGGCTCTGGTTGCCAGTGCATGCAGCTTCCCTATGCCTTTGGCTGTCTGCACCAGGCACCTGGGCAGCCTGTCTCCCTCACAGAC from Canis aureus isolate CA01 chromosome 1, VMU_Caureus_v.1.0, whole genome shotgun sequence encodes the following:
- the CTDP1 gene encoding RNA polymerase II subunit A C-terminal domain phosphatase isoform X4 — its product is MEAPPAGRVPAEGAPPAAVAEVRCPGPGPLRLLEWRVAAGAAVRIGSVLAVCEAAASAQPAGSAPARAGSGGCVRAERRLRSERAGVVRELCAQPGQVVVPGAVLVRLEGCSHPVVMKGLCAECGQDLTQLQSKNGQQQVPLSTATVSMVHSVPELMVSSEQAEQLGREDQQRLHRNRKLVLMVDLDQTLIHTTEQHCQQMSNKGIFHFQLGRGEPMLHTRVRPHCREFLEKIARLYELHVFTFGSRLYAHTIAGFLDPEKKLFSHRILSRDECIDPFSKTGNLRNLFPCGDSMVCIIDDREDVWKFAPNLITVKKYVYFQGIGDINAPSGSRESQARRKVNQSSRGADGPEQAPSIREIEEGRQVSGVEQSNGLGKPMRELNGGASPRGDWPLPGQEEERGARPTTRGPLADGKGPPACAQQHGRTLPEKRPAQGTASGDLDFDLSSDSESDAQSSDGESGEGKSLERPQGARDAGKAAQRGGPSGPGGERPTGVSPCAESAPDAQEEGERDGLCGLAGGSADRKEAETESQNSEQSGITAGESLDQSVEEEEDDEDDGDEDDHLVYLEEILARVHSDYYAKYDRYLRGDSQEAPDIRKIVPELKSRVLADVAIIFSGLHPTNFPIEKTREHYHATALGAKILTQLVLDPDNPDRATHLIAARAGTEKVRQAQECGQLHVVNPDWLWSCLERWDRVEEQLFPLRDDYGRAQREDGPAAFPDRQGALPTALFHPTPVHPRTQPGPEVRIYDANTGKLIRKGAVGPGPPGSLAVHTEHSSFRVVQPPRQMLAQELPDSRPGEQPGPSGRKRQPSMSETMPLYTLCKEDLESMDKEVDDILGEGSDDSDNEKRRPEEERKERPPPREPQATPEATPSSERTRAGSRGPRCCFQLLMRLGCTG
- the CTDP1 gene encoding RNA polymerase II subunit A C-terminal domain phosphatase isoform X5, which translates into the protein MEAPPAGRVPAEGAPPAAVAEVRCPGPGPLRLLEWRVAAGAAVRIGSVLAVCEAAASAQPAGSAPARAGSGGCVRAERRLRSERAGVVRELCAQPGQVVVPGAVLVRLEGCSHPVVMKGLCAECGQDLTQLQSKNGQQQVPLSTATVSMVHSVPELMVSSEQAEQLGREDQQRLHRNRKLVLMVDLDQTLIHTTEQHCQQMSNKGIFHFQLGRGEPMLHTRVRPHCREFLEKIARLYELHVFTFGSRLYAHTIAGFLDPEKKLFSHRILSRDECIDPFSKTGNLRNLFPCGDSMVCIIDDREDVWKFAPNLITVKKYVYFQGIGDINAPSGSRESQARRKVNQSSRGADGPEQAPSIREIEEGRQVSGVEQSNGLGKPMRELNGGASPRGDWPLPGQEEERGARPTTRGPLADGKGPPACAQQHGRTLPEKRPAQGTASGDLDFDLSSDSESDAQSSDGESGEGKSLERPQGARDAGKAAQRGGPSGPGGERPTGVSPCAESAPDAQEEGERDGLCGLAGGSADRKEAETESQNSEQSGITAGESLDQSVEEEEDDEDDGDEDDHLVYLEEILARVHSDYYAKYDRYLRGDSQEAPDIRKIVPELKSRVLADVAIIFSGLHPTNFPIEKTREHYHATALGAKILTQLVLDPDNPDRATHLIAARAGTEKVRQAQECGQLHVVNPDWLWSCLERWDRVEEQLFPLRDDYGRAQREDGPAAFPDRQGALPTALFHPTPVHPRTQPGPEVRIYDANTGKLIRKGAVGPGPPGSLAVHTEHSSFSPCVGMLHHRVGSQSGHSPPPFSFSRGPSWFSVGRVIFH
- the CTDP1 gene encoding RNA polymerase II subunit A C-terminal domain phosphatase isoform X2, whose protein sequence is MKGLCAECGQDLTQLQSKNGQQQVPLSTATVSMVHSVPELMVSSEQAEQLGREDQQRLHRNRKLVLMVDLDQTLIHTTEQHCQQMSNKGIFHFQLGRGEPMLHTRVRPHCREFLEKIARLYELHVFTFGSRLYAHTIAGFLDPEKKLFSHRILSRDECIDPFSKTGNLRNLFPCGDSMVCIIDDREDVWKFAPNLITVKKYVYFQGIGDINAPSGSRESQARRKVNQSSRGADGPEQAPSIREIEEGRQVSGVEQSNGLGKPMRELNGGASPRGDWPLPGQEEERGARPTTRGPLADGKGPPACAQQHGRTLPEKRPAQGTASGDLDFDLSSDSESDAQSSDGESGEGKSLERPQGARDAGKAAQRGGPSGPGGERPTGVSPCAESAPDAQEEGERDGLCGLAGGSADRKEAETESQNSEQSGITAGESLDQSVEEEEDDEDDGDEDDHLVYLEEILARVHSDYYAKYDRYLRGDSQEAPDIRKIVPELKSRVLADVAIIFSGLHPTNFPIEKTREHYHATALGAKILTQLVLDPDNPDRATHLIAARAGTEKVRQAQECGQLHVVNPDWLWSCLERWDRVEEQLFPLRDDYGRAQREDGPAAFPDRQGALPTALFHPTPVHPRTQPGPEVRIYDANTGKLIRKGAVGPGPPGSLAVHTEHSSFRVVQPPRQMLAQELPDSRPGEQPGPSGRKRQPSMSETMPLYTLCKEDLESMDKEVDDILGEGSDDSDNEKRRPEEERKERPPPREPQATPEATPSSERTRAGSRGPRAVLRLDPQRLPPKESDFARTAKLVIRHTAAALATERPDPAAAALEPQGLIPHNGKEAVGEVAGVHGPTLEPTERLPHDLQRCTTTAGALLGPKDRAGK
- the CTDP1 gene encoding RNA polymerase II subunit A C-terminal domain phosphatase isoform X6 produces the protein MEAPPAGRVPAEGAPPAAVAEVRCPGPGPLRLLEWRVAAGAAVRIGSVLAVCEAAASAQPAGSAPARAGSGGCVRAERRLRSERAGVVRELCAQPGQVVVPGAVLVRLEGCSHPVVMKGLCAECGQDLTQLQSKNGQQQVPLSTATVSMVHSVPELMVSSEQAEQLGREDQQRLHRNRKLVLMVDLDQTLIHTTEQHCQQMSNKGIFHFQLGRGEPMLHTRVRPHCREFLEKIARLYELHVFTFGSRLYAHTIAGFLDPEKKLFSHRILSRDECIDPFSKTGNLRNLFPCGDSMVCIIDDREDVWKFAPNLITVKKYVYFQGIGDINAPSGSRESQARRKVNQSSRGADGPEQAPSIREIEEGRQVSGVEQSNGLGKPMRELNGGASPRGDWPLPGQEEERGARPTTRGPLADGKGPPACAQQHGRTLPEKRPAQGTASGDLDFDLSSDSESDAQSSDGESGEGKSLERPQGARDAGKAAQRGGPSGPGGERPTGVSPCAESAPDAQEEGERDGLCGLAGGSADRKEAETESQNSEQSGITAGESLDQSVEEEEDDEDDGDEDDHLVYLEEILARVHSDYYAKYDRYLRGDSQEAPDIRKIVPELKSRVLADVAIIFSGLHPTNFPIEKTREHYHATALGAKILTQLVLDPDNPDRATHLIAARAGTEKVRQAQECGQLHVVNPDWLWSCLERWDRVEEQLFPLRDDYGRAQREDGPAAFPDRQGALPTALFHPTPVHPRTQPGPEVRIYDANTGKLIRKGAVGPGPPGSLAVHTEHSSFRWMTS